From Nitrospirota bacterium, the proteins below share one genomic window:
- the ispH gene encoding 4-hydroxy-3-methylbut-2-enyl diphosphate reductase, which translates to MKIYLANPRGFCAGVDRAIDIVDLSLKKYGAPIYVRHEIVHSRHVVNSLRQKGAVFVEELSEVPEGSVVIFSAHGVAKEVWKEANSRRLKVIDATCPLVIKVHNEVNRDYAQGYELILIGHAGHPEVIGTLGQIPDKFHLVSSVEDVEKLQVENTHHLSYVTQTTLSVDECRDIVEALHRRFPNIKGPHQEDICYATQNRQNAVKELAKLVDVILVIGSPNSSNSNRLRELGEHCGISSYLIDSADDIDPEWLKDAEAVGITAGASAPEVLVTEVVAYLKNYGPAEVEDLTVIEEDVEFLLPKELVSVHSISRRSNGG; encoded by the coding sequence ATGAAGATCTATCTCGCCAATCCCCGCGGGTTCTGCGCCGGCGTCGACCGGGCGATCGATATCGTCGATCTGTCTCTTAAGAAATACGGAGCACCCATATACGTGCGGCACGAGATCGTGCACAGCCGCCACGTGGTCAATTCGCTCCGGCAAAAAGGGGCTGTCTTCGTGGAAGAGCTGAGCGAAGTCCCGGAAGGGTCGGTGGTGATCTTCAGCGCTCACGGCGTGGCCAAGGAAGTGTGGAAGGAAGCCAACAGCCGCCGGCTCAAGGTGATCGATGCGACCTGTCCCTTGGTGATCAAAGTCCACAACGAGGTGAACCGGGATTATGCTCAAGGCTACGAGTTGATCCTGATCGGCCACGCTGGCCACCCAGAGGTCATCGGAACGCTTGGGCAGATTCCGGACAAGTTTCATCTGGTCTCGTCGGTGGAAGATGTCGAGAAGCTCCAGGTCGAAAATACACACCATCTTTCCTATGTCACGCAGACCACTCTCAGCGTGGACGAATGCCGTGACATCGTCGAGGCGCTGCATCGTCGGTTCCCCAACATCAAAGGGCCCCACCAAGAGGACATCTGTTACGCCACGCAAAACCGGCAGAACGCCGTCAAGGAACTGGCCAAGCTGGTGGACGTGATCCTGGTCATCGGATCGCCCAACAGCTCGAACTCCAACCGGCTGCGCGAATTGGGCGAGCACTGCGGGATTTCTTCCTATCTGATCGACTCGGCCGATGACATCGATCCGGAATGGCTCAAAGACGCCGAGGCGGTCGGCATCACGGCCGGCGCTTCAGCGCCGGAAGTCTTGGTGACCGAAGTCGTGGCCTATTTGAAGAACTACGGTCCCGCCGAGGTCGAGGACTTGACGGTGATCGAAGAGGATGTGGAATTTCTCCTGCCTAAAGAACTGGTGAGCGTCCATTCGATCTCCCGGCGCTCGAACGGCGGCTGA
- a CDS encoding response regulator transcription factor — translation MSTPPSSKKILIVEDEKDILQLVKLYLEKDGYRTVAAMTGTEGLRLVKSERPDLVILDLMLPELDGLEVCKKIRTARETALLPIIMLTAKAEEADTVVGLELGADDYVTKPFSPKALVARVKALLRRVERSQEEGPPRYLYGDLVMDLAKHEVTVNHREVPLTAKEFGLLEHLLRNSGRVLTRDVLLNAVWGYDYYGTTRTVDVHIRRLKQKIPLLNEAIVSVKSLGYKLKEREA, via the coding sequence GTGAGCACGCCACCCTCGAGCAAGAAAATTCTGATCGTGGAGGATGAGAAAGATATCCTCCAGTTGGTCAAGCTCTATCTCGAAAAAGACGGCTACCGCACAGTCGCCGCGATGACCGGCACGGAAGGGCTCCGGCTGGTCAAGAGCGAGCGACCCGACCTGGTGATCCTGGATCTGATGCTGCCCGAGCTGGACGGCTTGGAGGTCTGCAAGAAAATCCGGACGGCTCGAGAGACGGCCCTCCTCCCGATCATCATGCTGACGGCCAAGGCCGAAGAGGCCGATACCGTGGTGGGTCTCGAACTCGGCGCGGACGACTATGTCACCAAGCCGTTCAGCCCCAAGGCTTTGGTCGCGCGGGTCAAAGCACTCTTGCGCCGCGTGGAACGCAGCCAGGAAGAGGGGCCGCCCCGGTATCTGTACGGCGACCTCGTCATGGACCTCGCCAAGCACGAAGTCACGGTCAACCATCGCGAGGTGCCGCTGACCGCCAAGGAATTCGGCTTGCTCGAGCATCTGCTGCGGAACTCCGGCCGCGTGTTGACCCGCGACGTGCTGCTGAACGCCGTCTGGGGGTACGACTATTACGGCACCACGCGCACGGTCGACGTGCATATCCGTCGATTGAAACAGAAGATCCCGCTGTTGAACGAGGCCATCGTCTCCGTCAAGTCGCTCGGGTACAAGCTCAAAGAACGTGAAGCGTGA
- the pnpS gene encoding two-component system histidine kinase PnpS, translating to MSLSIRWKVTLGTLFAVTLGLAVAGWLSIRSIETIELTRLKDTLHAQTTLAALTLQPLLQKEDLRRPGPELQALAKEIGRRSLARVTVIAADGTVLADSATEDRAVARMDNHAARPEVVQAWASGEGTTIRVSDTTGQRTFYLAHRMRPVDQPESRSAIIRLGLPMTQIEAQLRELKQRLALALGLAFLVAVALGMVIARSLTRPLSDMAEVARKLAAGVLGQRVPAASRDEIGVLARALNDMTSQLEAKIHELSEDRAQLLAVLVSMVEGVMVLDCRGTVLQVNPALERMFALKPGETKGRPYWEVIRHHELNELTARALERRTSLGGEITLTPSGNQLRVEASVTACAGENEPCAVLVFHDVTAVRRLEKIRKDFVANVSHELRTPLTSIRGYVEALLDGGKDDPETLVRFLDIILKQSHRLELILEDLLQLSQIESGLVLFKREPVALGAVIERTVALIKPMADKKNHALMTRIDDDLPPVIGDEDRLVQVLTNLLDNAVKYTPPHGAITVAAHALRARTADGSPAGIVELSVTDTGVGIPEADRPRVFERFYRVDKARSRELGGTGLGLAIVKHIVEGHGGQVWVEGNEPTGSRFVVRLPAARETPISAQPYFAAKTKT from the coding sequence ATGAGCCTCTCAATCCGCTGGAAAGTTACGCTCGGCACCCTGTTCGCGGTCACGCTGGGGCTCGCCGTGGCGGGGTGGTTGTCCATCCGCTCGATCGAAACGATCGAGTTGACCCGCCTGAAAGACACCCTCCACGCTCAGACCACCCTCGCCGCGTTGACGTTACAGCCGCTCCTGCAGAAGGAAGATTTGCGCAGGCCCGGTCCCGAGCTGCAAGCTCTCGCCAAGGAAATCGGCCGCCGTTCCCTTGCGCGCGTCACCGTGATCGCCGCCGACGGCACCGTTCTCGCCGACAGCGCCACCGAAGACCGTGCAGTGGCGCGAATGGACAACCACGCCGCGCGCCCGGAGGTCGTGCAGGCGTGGGCGTCCGGGGAGGGGACGACCATACGGGTCAGCGACACCACCGGGCAGCGGACCTTCTATCTCGCGCACCGCATGCGTCCTGTCGACCAGCCGGAGAGCCGCTCGGCGATCATCCGGTTAGGTCTGCCGATGACTCAGATCGAAGCGCAACTGCGCGAGCTGAAACAGCGACTCGCCCTGGCGTTGGGATTGGCGTTCCTGGTCGCCGTCGCGTTGGGCATGGTCATCGCCCGGAGCCTGACGCGCCCGCTCTCCGACATGGCCGAGGTCGCCAGAAAGCTGGCGGCCGGCGTGCTGGGCCAACGCGTCCCCGCCGCCTCGCGGGACGAAATAGGGGTGCTCGCCCGCGCCCTCAATGACATGACCAGCCAGTTGGAAGCCAAGATTCATGAATTGTCCGAGGACCGAGCGCAGTTGCTCGCGGTGCTGGTCTCGATGGTCGAAGGCGTGATGGTGCTGGATTGTCGAGGCACCGTCCTGCAGGTGAACCCCGCGCTCGAGCGAATGTTCGCGCTCAAGCCGGGCGAAACCAAAGGACGCCCGTATTGGGAAGTCATCCGGCACCATGAGCTCAACGAATTGACCGCTCGCGCGCTGGAACGCCGAACGAGCCTGGGAGGAGAGATCACCCTTACGCCGAGCGGAAACCAGCTTCGCGTCGAAGCCTCGGTCACGGCGTGCGCGGGGGAAAACGAACCTTGCGCCGTCCTGGTCTTTCACGACGTCACGGCCGTGCGCCGTTTGGAAAAAATCAGGAAGGACTTCGTCGCCAACGTCTCTCACGAACTCCGCACCCCCTTGACCTCGATCAGGGGGTATGTCGAAGCCCTGTTGGACGGGGGAAAGGACGATCCTGAAACGCTCGTCCGGTTCCTCGACATCATCCTCAAGCAGAGTCACCGGCTGGAGCTTATCCTGGAGGATCTTCTGCAACTCTCGCAGATCGAGTCCGGACTGGTTCTCTTCAAACGGGAGCCCGTCGCCCTCGGCGCCGTCATCGAGCGGACCGTGGCGCTGATCAAGCCGATGGCGGACAAGAAAAATCACGCGCTGATGACCCGCATCGACGACGATCTGCCGCCGGTCATCGGCGATGAAGACCGCCTGGTGCAAGTGCTGACCAACCTGCTGGATAACGCCGTCAAGTACACGCCGCCTCACGGCGCCATCACCGTCGCGGCCCATGCGCTTCGCGCGCGGACGGCGGACGGCTCGCCCGCCGGTATCGTGGAGCTCAGCGTCACCGACACCGGCGTCGGCATTCCCGAAGCCGACCGGCCCCGCGTCTTCGAACGGTTTTACCGCGTCGATAAGGCCCGCTCCCGGGAGCTCGGCGGAACCGGCCTGGGCCTGGCCATCGTGAAACACATCGTGGAAGGACACGGAGGGCAGGTATGGGTCGAGGGAAACGAACCGACGGGCAGCCGCTTTGTGGTCCGCCTGCCGGCGGCGAGGGAAACGCCGATCTCCGCTCAGCCCTATTTCGCCGCCAAGACCAAGACGTAG
- a CDS encoding inorganic phosphate transporter encodes MFDLTGMLLLVVVLALLFDFSNGWHDSANAIATVVSTRVVSPFVAVVVAGVLNVAGAFMSTAVAKMVGKGIVDPTAVTQEVVAAALAGAILWNLFTLLLGLPTSSSHALIGGMVGAAWIHSGWTAVKLSGLRAVLEAMVLSPFFGFAIGLALMVFISWTFFRVPRSVATRLFSRLQLVSASFMAFSHGANDAQKAMGIITLALLSAGQIATAEVPGWVIGSCAIAMGLGTAVGGWRIVRTLGMRIVKLEPVHGFAAETGAAAVLLMTAHIGLPVSTTHTITSSVMGVGAIKRLSAVRWGVTARILFAWLFTLPGAAILSAAIYVLVLAAK; translated from the coding sequence GTGTTTGATCTGACCGGCATGCTGCTGCTCGTCGTCGTGTTGGCTCTGCTGTTCGATTTTTCGAACGGCTGGCACGACAGCGCGAATGCGATCGCCACCGTGGTGTCCACGCGGGTCGTGAGCCCGTTCGTTGCCGTGGTGGTCGCGGGAGTGCTGAACGTGGCGGGAGCGTTCATGTCGACGGCCGTTGCCAAGATGGTGGGGAAGGGCATCGTGGATCCGACCGCGGTCACCCAGGAGGTCGTCGCGGCGGCCCTGGCCGGGGCGATTCTCTGGAATCTCTTTACGTTGCTGCTGGGACTCCCGACCAGTTCTTCCCATGCGCTGATCGGCGGCATGGTCGGCGCAGCGTGGATCCACAGCGGATGGACTGCGGTGAAATTGTCGGGGCTGCGCGCGGTGCTCGAAGCGATGGTGCTCTCGCCGTTCTTCGGCTTTGCGATCGGTCTGGCCTTGATGGTCTTTATCAGTTGGACCTTCTTCCGGGTTCCACGCAGCGTCGCGACGCGGCTTTTCTCGAGGCTTCAACTCGTCTCGGCCAGTTTCATGGCCTTCAGTCACGGCGCAAACGACGCCCAGAAAGCGATGGGCATTATTACGCTGGCGTTGCTGTCCGCCGGCCAGATTGCGACCGCGGAGGTGCCGGGCTGGGTGATCGGATCCTGTGCGATCGCGATGGGGTTAGGCACGGCGGTCGGCGGCTGGCGGATCGTCCGGACACTGGGGATGCGGATCGTGAAGCTGGAACCGGTGCACGGATTCGCCGCCGAGACCGGCGCCGCGGCCGTTCTGCTGATGACGGCGCATATCGGGTTGCCGGTCAGCACCACGCACACCATCACGTCGTCCGTCATGGGAGTGGGCGCCATTAAACGGCTGTCCGCCGTCCGGTGGGGTGTCACCGCCCGGATTCTGTTCGCCTGGCTGTTCACCCTGCCCGGCGCGGCGATCCTTTCGGCGGCGATCTACGTCTTGGTCTTGGCGGCGAAATAG
- a CDS encoding DUF47 family protein produces the protein MFNLIPREEAFFDLFRKAAHNMIEGSRLLKDMMEDFANPVEKARRIKQVEHDGDTITHDIARKLNQTFITPIDREDIHDLASAIDDILDVVEAIADRFVLYKVEKPTEMAIKLSNVLYQASEAVGAAVDLLGKSHTDMNEVSVRVNSLENEADRISRDAISRLFDKETDPIAVIKWKEIYENFEAGTDRCEDVANILERIALKHI, from the coding sequence ATGTTTAACTTGATTCCCCGGGAAGAAGCCTTCTTCGATCTGTTCCGCAAGGCGGCGCACAACATGATCGAGGGCAGCCGTCTGCTCAAGGACATGATGGAGGATTTCGCCAATCCGGTCGAGAAGGCGAGGCGCATCAAGCAGGTGGAGCACGACGGGGACACGATCACCCACGACATCGCGAGGAAGCTGAATCAGACCTTTATTACGCCGATCGATCGTGAGGACATTCATGACCTCGCCAGCGCGATCGACGATATTTTGGACGTCGTCGAGGCGATTGCGGATCGGTTCGTGCTCTACAAGGTGGAGAAGCCCACCGAAATGGCCATCAAATTGTCGAACGTTCTCTATCAGGCCTCGGAGGCGGTGGGAGCCGCCGTGGATTTGCTGGGAAAGTCGCACACCGACATGAACGAAGTCAGCGTCAGGGTCAACAGCCTGGAGAACGAGGCGGACCGGATCTCGCGGGACGCGATCTCCCGGTTGTTCGACAAAGAGACGGACCCCATCGCCGTGATCAAGTGGAAAGAGATCTACGAGAATTTCGAAGCGGGCACCGACCGCTGCGAAGACGTGGCGAACATTCTGGAACGCATCGCGCTGAAGCACATCTGA
- a CDS encoding beta-ketoacyl-ACP synthase III, with the protein MPMLRSRIVGTGSYVPERVVGNSEVSPSLARNPDRVFRLTGIRTRHWAPDGQASSDLATEAARHALDAAGRTPSSVDAILVSTTSPDTVFPSTACYVQRALGARAVAAFDLAASCSGFLYGLSMADAMIRSGQARCCLVIAAEVKSRFLDRQDDATAMLFGDGAGAATVVGETVADGQGSGILGVRLYADGARHTLIQVIAGGSRVPGSSVTIGQNQHVIRMQGGPLFRIAVRRLETAVRATMKEFGVDLSEVKRVVVHQANGRILAALRDRLGLPPEALDSVIERFGNASSASLPIALDRAVRDGHIAAGDLVLLGAFGGGLTWATALARW; encoded by the coding sequence ATGCCGATGCTACGCAGTAGAATCGTCGGAACGGGTTCATATGTGCCTGAGCGTGTGGTCGGGAACAGCGAGGTCAGTCCTTCGCTGGCGAGAAATCCGGATCGGGTGTTCCGGCTCACCGGTATCAGAACGCGCCATTGGGCGCCGGACGGCCAGGCTTCGTCCGATCTGGCCACGGAAGCGGCCCGCCACGCGCTCGACGCGGCGGGGAGGACTCCGTCGTCGGTCGACGCCATTCTGGTGTCGACCACCTCGCCGGACACGGTCTTTCCGTCGACCGCCTGTTACGTGCAACGGGCGCTGGGCGCGCGAGCCGTTGCGGCGTTCGATCTGGCGGCCTCCTGCTCCGGGTTCCTGTACGGTCTCTCGATGGCCGACGCCATGATCAGGAGCGGCCAGGCAAGGTGTTGTCTGGTGATTGCGGCGGAGGTCAAGTCCCGGTTCCTGGACCGTCAGGACGACGCGACCGCCATGTTGTTCGGAGACGGAGCGGGCGCGGCGACCGTCGTCGGTGAGACGGTCGCCGACGGTCAGGGCTCCGGTATTTTAGGAGTCCGTCTCTACGCGGACGGCGCGAGGCACACGTTGATTCAGGTCATAGCCGGCGGCTCGCGGGTTCCCGGGAGTTCCGTTACGATCGGTCAGAACCAGCACGTGATTCGTATGCAGGGCGGGCCGTTGTTTCGGATCGCAGTCCGTCGCTTGGAAACGGCCGTCCGAGCGACCATGAAGGAATTCGGCGTCGACCTCTCCGAGGTCAAGCGGGTCGTGGTGCACCAGGCCAACGGGCGTATCCTCGCGGCGCTGCGGGATCGGCTGGGGCTCCCGCCGGAGGCGCTGGATTCCGTCATCGAGCGGTTCGGGAACGCCTCGTCCGCATCGCTCCCCATTGCGTTGGACCGGGCGGTGCGCGACGGGCATATCGCCGCCGGCGACCTGGTGTTGCTCGGCGCGTTCGGCGGCGGGCTGACCTGGGCGACGGCCTTGGCGCGCTGGTAA
- the bamD gene encoding outer membrane protein assembly factor BamD has product MRGTCARWRPPIAFAAAMLISTALLAGGCSGTSKKTGSKTLSGTDEQIFIGDTIEKNYDPNVIMKRGEAFFEREEYAEALVEYQHFLDLHRAHVLAPYAQFRLAEAHFKMARTIDRDPEPVYKALAAFEKLRREFPGSRYDAQALQKIQECHEWLAQTHLFVGQFYYRRESYLAAAHRFELIIKEYPDMNAAPDALYYLALSWKELGADDWARDSLILLAEKYPNSQYAEDGHKLLAKLGNPKPPALVAKSDNGSNGSRPSPPSSNGTNNHHVPNFQLGVQPSSLAVPSANGLGQSFTPCRVGAWC; this is encoded by the coding sequence ATGCGCGGAACATGTGCTCGCTGGCGGCCGCCGATCGCCTTCGCCGCGGCGATGTTGATATCCACGGCTCTGCTCGCCGGCGGCTGTTCCGGCACCTCGAAGAAGACCGGCAGCAAGACCCTGAGCGGCACCGACGAGCAGATTTTCATCGGTGATACGATCGAAAAGAATTACGATCCAAACGTCATCATGAAGCGCGGGGAAGCCTTCTTTGAGAGAGAAGAGTATGCGGAAGCGTTAGTCGAATACCAGCACTTCCTCGACCTTCACCGCGCCCATGTGCTCGCCCCGTATGCGCAATTCCGGCTCGCAGAGGCTCATTTTAAAATGGCTCGGACGATCGACCGGGATCCCGAGCCGGTGTACAAGGCCTTGGCGGCGTTCGAGAAGTTGAGGCGTGAATTTCCCGGCAGCCGCTACGACGCTCAGGCGCTTCAAAAAATCCAGGAATGCCACGAGTGGCTGGCGCAGACGCATCTGTTCGTCGGGCAGTTCTACTACCGGCGAGAATCCTACTTAGCCGCCGCCCATCGCTTCGAGTTGATCATCAAGGAATACCCGGACATGAACGCCGCGCCCGACGCGTTGTATTACCTGGCCCTGAGTTGGAAGGAACTCGGCGCAGACGACTGGGCCCGCGACAGCCTCATCTTGCTGGCGGAAAAATATCCCAACAGCCAATACGCCGAAGACGGCCACAAGCTCCTCGCGAAACTCGGAAACCCGAAACCGCCGGCCTTGGTGGCCAAGTCGGACAACGGTTCGAACGGCAGTCGGCCGTCCCCTCCGTCGTCCAACGGCACGAACAACCATCACGTTCCCAACTTTCAGCTCGGCGTCCAACCTTCCTCCCTCGCCGTCCCCTCCGCCAATGGCCTCGGGCAGAGCTTCACGCCCTGCCGTGTCGGGGCGTGGTGTTAA
- a CDS encoding geranylgeranyl reductase family protein produces the protein MPAFPDMKFYDALIVGMGPAGATAAYELSRAGLAVLGLEKQLHPRYKVCGGGLSLRIDRILEADFKSVVEHTIYGVQFTYRGEEPFLIESSQPIAYMVMRDRFDHLLVEKARRAGADVHEGEQALAFRQSADGIEVTTDRGRYHAKVLIGADGANSVVAQRLFPARRLRRMPTLESEIGIGMMPPYPGEGKVLIDLGATAKGYAWIFPKHQRLSIGVAEFRGKTTSPKQIFDRFVRDEKGLASFTVPHPAGHPLPLFSPRVVGLTEQPPVALVSGRALLVGDAGHLVDPLFGEGIYYAVRSGQMAAASVLETFHDRRRSLMDYELAVRREIYSEFRIASRIARIVYSFPKLCHRLMHRYQEVINLYYEVLRGRHTYHSFFHEAKGIVKSSFRELLREALPFR, from the coding sequence ATGCCCGCGTTTCCCGACATGAAATTCTACGACGCCCTGATCGTCGGGATGGGACCGGCCGGCGCCACGGCCGCCTATGAACTCAGCCGCGCGGGCTTGGCCGTGCTCGGTCTAGAGAAGCAGCTCCATCCCCGGTACAAAGTCTGCGGCGGAGGACTCTCGCTCCGAATCGACCGGATCTTGGAGGCCGATTTCAAGTCGGTGGTCGAACACACGATTTACGGCGTGCAGTTCACCTATCGGGGCGAAGAGCCCTTCCTGATCGAGTCCTCCCAGCCGATCGCGTATATGGTCATGCGGGATCGCTTCGATCATCTCTTGGTGGAGAAGGCGCGCCGGGCCGGGGCCGATGTCCATGAAGGCGAACAGGCATTGGCCTTCCGACAGTCAGCGGACGGCATCGAGGTGACGACGGACCGGGGCCGCTATCACGCCAAGGTCTTGATCGGCGCGGACGGAGCCAACAGCGTCGTGGCCCAGCGGCTGTTTCCGGCACGTCGTCTGCGGCGCATGCCGACGTTGGAGAGCGAGATCGGCATCGGCATGATGCCGCCCTATCCGGGCGAAGGGAAAGTGCTCATCGATCTAGGCGCGACGGCCAAAGGGTACGCGTGGATCTTCCCGAAGCACCAGCGGCTGTCGATCGGCGTGGCGGAGTTTCGGGGAAAAACGACGAGTCCCAAGCAGATCTTCGATCGATTCGTGCGGGACGAGAAAGGGTTGGCGAGTTTCACCGTGCCGCATCCGGCCGGACACCCGTTGCCGCTCTTTTCGCCCCGCGTGGTCGGACTCACGGAACAGCCTCCCGTCGCGCTGGTCAGCGGCCGGGCCCTGTTGGTCGGAGATGCTGGGCATCTGGTCGATCCGCTGTTCGGCGAAGGCATTTATTATGCGGTTCGGTCTGGCCAGATGGCGGCCGCCTCGGTCCTGGAAACGTTCCACGACCGGCGTCGTTCACTGATGGACTACGAGTTGGCGGTGAGACGGGAGATCTACTCGGAATTCCGCATTGCCTCTCGGATCGCCCGTATCGTCTATTCGTTCCCCAAGCTCTGCCACCGTCTCATGCACCGCTATCAGGAAGTCATCAACCTGTACTACGAGGTACTGCGAGGGCGGCACACCTACCACAGTTTTTTCCACGAAGCCAAAGGCATTGTGAAGTCCTCGTTCCGCGAACTCTTGCGCGAAGCTCTGCCGTTTCGTTGA
- a CDS encoding cytochrome c biogenesis protein CcdA: MSESIQQISFFAAFSAGLLSFVSPCVLPLVPSYISYITGLSVEQLADAAERSRFRKAIIVNSLLFIAGFSVVFVAFGASASLIGQMLITYQEHLRRFGGILVIIFGLYLLGILNLNFLKTEKRLHFRNRPAGYLGSFLIGVAFAAGWTPCVGPVLGTILLYASTTDALTDGVTLLTCYSLGLGLPLFLTALGVDRFLAYFKEVRAYLWGVSTVSGALLVVVGVMIYANSLTMITSFLERYGIGWYLGQ; this comes from the coding sequence ATGTCGGAGTCGATCCAACAGATTTCGTTCTTCGCCGCCTTCTCGGCCGGGTTGCTCTCGTTCGTGTCTCCCTGCGTGCTGCCGCTGGTTCCGTCCTACATCTCCTACATCACGGGCCTGTCAGTCGAGCAACTGGCGGATGCGGCGGAGCGAAGCCGGTTCCGCAAGGCCATCATCGTGAACTCGCTGCTCTTCATCGCCGGGTTCTCCGTCGTGTTCGTGGCGTTCGGCGCCTCCGCCAGCTTGATCGGGCAGATGCTGATCACCTATCAGGAGCACCTCCGCCGGTTCGGCGGCATCCTGGTGATCATTTTCGGGTTGTATCTGCTGGGGATTTTGAACCTGAATTTTCTCAAGACCGAGAAACGTCTCCATTTCCGAAACCGGCCCGCCGGATACCTGGGCTCGTTTCTCATCGGGGTGGCCTTTGCGGCGGGCTGGACGCCCTGCGTCGGTCCGGTTTTGGGCACCATTCTGCTCTACGCCAGCACCACCGACGCGCTGACCGACGGCGTCACGCTGCTGACGTGTTATTCGCTGGGCCTCGGGTTGCCGCTGTTTTTGACCGCCCTCGGCGTCGATCGGTTCCTCGCTTACTTCAAAGAGGTCCGCGCCTACTTGTGGGGCGTCTCGACGGTCAGCGGCGCGTTGCTGGTCGTCGTCGGCGTGATGATCTATGCCAACTCGCTCACCATGATCACCAGCTTCCTCGAGCGGTACGGCATCGGCTGGTATCTGGGACAGTGA
- a CDS encoding TlpA disulfide reductase family protein has protein sequence MTREWGYTCLLAMLLAAETGCEPSEPSSSSTPPTEVVAVADRSGPKLGEPAPDFQLRDLDGNLVTLASLRGKVVLVNFWATWCGPCRFEMPAMERLYRSFNRKDFEILAVSTDPQGAAVTRPFQREIGLSFPILHDADFRIGVAYGARTLPMTFLIDRHGVIRHRIFGARDWQSPEAIQLIQSLVKAF, from the coding sequence ATGACGCGGGAGTGGGGTTACACGTGCCTGCTCGCCATGCTGCTCGCGGCGGAGACGGGCTGCGAACCGAGCGAGCCTTCCTCGTCGTCGACGCCGCCGACGGAGGTTGTAGCCGTTGCGGACCGCTCGGGACCCAAGCTCGGCGAGCCGGCGCCGGACTTCCAGTTGCGGGACCTCGACGGGAACCTCGTCACGCTCGCGAGCCTGCGCGGCAAAGTGGTGTTGGTGAATTTCTGGGCGACCTGGTGCGGTCCCTGCCGCTTCGAGATGCCGGCGATGGAGCGGCTCTACCGGTCGTTCAACCGCAAGGACTTCGAGATCCTGGCGGTTTCGACGGACCCGCAGGGCGCGGCGGTGACGAGGCCGTTTCAGCGGGAGATCGGTCTGAGCTTCCCGATCTTGCACGACGCTGATTTCCGCATCGGAGTCGCCTACGGCGCCCGCACCCTGCCGATGACCTTTTTGATCGATCGCCACGGCGTCATTCGGCATCGGATCTTCGGGGCGCGCGACTGGCAGAGTCCGGAAGCGATACAATTGATTCAGAGTCTGGTGAAGGCCTTCTGA
- a CDS encoding TlpA disulfide reductase family protein, with protein MAEPIAVESVQKEPHPPASRRLSIVLMTAGILAFAFGVVWMQSAKYEPLTVGKEAPDFKLPDLNDKDVRLSDYRGKVVFLNFWATWCKPCREEMPSMEVLYKNFEKDGLVILAVSIDRVTTKKDIPPFVKSLNLTFPILIDSWGQTDKRYKLMGVPETYIIDQQGILREKVIGPRDWTRLDNLQIVTQLLKSGAKSAQTAHSAADAQRL; from the coding sequence ATGGCTGAACCGATCGCAGTCGAGTCCGTGCAGAAAGAGCCGCACCCGCCGGCCTCGCGGCGCCTGTCCATTGTGCTGATGACGGCGGGGATCTTGGCGTTTGCGTTCGGCGTGGTCTGGATGCAGAGCGCCAAGTACGAGCCGCTCACGGTGGGGAAGGAAGCGCCCGACTTCAAGCTGCCCGATCTCAACGACAAGGACGTGCGGCTGTCCGATTATCGCGGCAAGGTCGTGTTTCTCAACTTCTGGGCGACCTGGTGCAAACCCTGTCGCGAAGAGATGCCGTCCATGGAGGTGCTCTACAAGAATTTTGAGAAGGACGGGCTGGTGATTCTGGCGGTGAGTATCGACCGGGTCACGACGAAAAAGGATATCCCGCCCTTCGTCAAAAGTCTGAACCTCACCTTCCCGATCCTCATCGACTCCTGGGGACAGACCGACAAGCGATACAAACTGATGGGCGTCCCCGAGACCTACATCATCGATCAACAGGGCATCCTCCGAGAGAAGGTCATCGGTCCCCGTGACTGGACCAGGCTGGACAATCTGCAGATTGTGACGCAGTTGCTGAAGTCCGGCGCCAAGTCCGCGCAAACCGCTCATTCGGCGGCCGATGCGCAGCGTCTGTGA